In Simplicispira sp. 125, one DNA window encodes the following:
- a CDS encoding PA2169 family four-helix-bundle protein, with protein sequence MSDFNDANRDPLTNEPGAHPVGTGLGAAMGGAAAGAAAGALGGPVGAAVGGVAGAVVGGLAGKAAAESVNPTAEDAYWRDIYQREPYYVHGRTYDQYRPAYKLGWSSVGRYEGDFDTVEPRLADDWRARHADQGLAWTDVRPATRAAWERASRVHAIDNDDVVDTLNDLLESARDGEYGFHACAEHADSGELKGIFQRHSRECAAAAMELEHEIRRLDGEPASGGTVAGALHRGWVSVKTALSIQDDKAVLEECERGEDAAVARYRKALKATLPLDVRALVERQAQGAQRNHDEVRALRNRFSMQR encoded by the coding sequence ATGTCGGATTTCAACGATGCCAACCGTGACCCCCTGACCAACGAGCCGGGCGCTCACCCTGTCGGCACAGGCCTGGGCGCAGCCATGGGTGGTGCTGCAGCGGGCGCGGCTGCGGGTGCTTTGGGCGGCCCTGTCGGTGCTGCCGTGGGGGGCGTGGCAGGCGCCGTGGTCGGTGGGCTCGCCGGCAAGGCAGCAGCTGAGTCAGTCAACCCCACTGCGGAAGATGCCTACTGGCGCGACATCTATCAGCGTGAACCTTACTACGTACATGGCCGCACCTATGACCAATACCGTCCTGCCTACAAGTTGGGTTGGAGTTCGGTGGGTCGTTACGAAGGCGATTTCGACACCGTTGAGCCGCGTTTGGCCGATGACTGGCGTGCTCGTCATGCTGACCAAGGGTTGGCGTGGACCGACGTTCGCCCCGCCACACGCGCTGCGTGGGAACGCGCCTCGCGTGTTCACGCCATCGACAACGACGACGTGGTTGATACGCTCAATGATTTGCTGGAGTCAGCCCGCGATGGTGAATACGGCTTTCATGCATGTGCCGAGCATGCCGACTCGGGTGAACTCAAGGGCATCTTCCAACGCCATTCGCGCGAATGTGCCGCCGCTGCGATGGAACTAGAACATGAAATCCGTCGCTTGGATGGCGAACCCGCTTCGGGTGGCACCGTGGCGGGTGCATTGCACCGTGGCTGGGTGTCGGTGAAGACGGCCCTCTCCATCCAGGATGACAAGGCGGTGCTTGAGGAGTGCGAGCGAGGCGAAGATGCTGCTGTGGCCCGCTACCGCAAGGCCCTGAAAGCGACACTGCCCTTGGATGTGCGAGCGTTGGTGGAGCGCCAGGCCCAAGGTGCGCAGCGCAACCACGATGAAGTGCGTGCCTTGCGCAACCGTTTCTCGATGCAACGCTGA
- a CDS encoding EI24 domain-containing protein gives MLAAMAFLFDSFWRAVVYCMHPRVIALSLLPLLLMGALALGLSHWYWDAAVAMAHSWLDSWGLMEGFWGWLANLGLGDAKAYVAPLMVVALVTPLVVVVSLLLVAMLMTPALVSLVSQRRFHALERKKGGSFIVSLAWSIGSTVLALMAMVASMPLWLIPPLVLILPPLIWGWLTYRVMAFDALAEHASRAERTEIFRRYRISLLGIGVLCGYLGAAPAIVWASGILFAAAFFVLIPLAIWIYTLVFAFSSLWFAHFCLAALERLRAEVPMAPARLDAVEVLEAPSSLAPSPDDRPPLLESVDK, from the coding sequence ATGCTTGCCGCCATGGCCTTCCTGTTTGATTCTTTTTGGCGCGCCGTGGTGTATTGCATGCATCCCCGTGTGATTGCTTTGTCGCTGCTGCCTCTGCTGCTGATGGGTGCTTTGGCATTGGGGCTGAGCCACTGGTATTGGGATGCGGCTGTTGCGATGGCACACAGCTGGCTGGATTCTTGGGGCCTGATGGAAGGCTTCTGGGGGTGGCTCGCCAATCTGGGTCTGGGTGATGCCAAAGCCTATGTGGCGCCCCTGATGGTGGTCGCCTTGGTGACCCCGTTGGTGGTCGTCGTTTCGCTGTTATTGGTCGCAATGCTGATGACTCCCGCGTTGGTTTCTCTGGTGTCGCAGCGGCGATTTCATGCACTGGAACGGAAAAAAGGCGGCTCTTTCATTGTCAGCTTGGCTTGGTCTATTGGTTCTACGGTTCTGGCCTTGATGGCAATGGTGGCCTCCATGCCGTTGTGGTTGATACCGCCCCTTGTGCTGATTCTTCCCCCGCTGATCTGGGGTTGGCTAACGTACCGCGTGATGGCTTTCGATGCGTTGGCAGAACATGCCAGCCGTGCGGAGCGCACAGAAATTTTTCGCCGCTACCGCATTTCTCTGCTGGGTATTGGCGTGCTTTGTGGGTATCTGGGGGCCGCGCCAGCGATCGTCTGGGCTTCAGGCATTTTGTTTGCTGCGGCATTTTTCGTTTTGATCCCACTGGCCATCTGGATTTACACGCTGGTCTTCGCTTTCTCCTCCCTGTGGTTTGCCCACTTCTGCCTGGCCGCCCTGGAGCGGCTGAGGGCTGAGGTGCCGATGGCTCCTGCCCGCTTAGATGCCGTCGAAGTGCTGGAGGCGCCTTCCTCGTTGGCGCCATCCCCGGATGATCGTCCGCCGCTTCTGGAGTCTGTTGACAAATGA
- the glnA gene encoding type I glutamate--ammonia ligase codes for MAKTVADVMKMVQENEVKFVDFRFTDTLGKQHHTTVPVSHFDEDKFSSGHAFDGSSIAGWKGIEASDMQLIPDPNTANIDPFFEETTLILSCDVIEPSDGKAYDRDPRSIAKRAEAYLKASGLGDTAFFGPEPEFFIFDGVRWSNEPGKVMYEIEEYEAPWNSGRDLEGGNRGHRPTVKGGYFPVPPVDSTHNLRAEMSLILESMGIPVEVFHHEVAGAGQNEIGTRFSTLVQRADWTMLQKYVIHNVANAYGKTATFMPKPYAGDNGSGMHVHQSVWKDGKNLFAGDGYAGLSDYALYYIGGIIKHARALNAITNPGTNSYKRLVPHFEAPVKLAYSAKNRSASIRIPYVSNPKGRRVEARFPDPLMNPYLGFAALLMAGLDGVENKIHPGEAATKDLYHLPPEEDKLVPTVCHSLDQALDALDTDRAFLTKGGVFSEAMIDAYIELKMGEVTRFRQAVHPVEYDMYYSL; via the coding sequence ATGGCCAAGACCGTTGCAGATGTAATGAAGATGGTGCAAGAAAACGAAGTCAAATTCGTCGACTTCCGCTTTACCGACACCCTTGGCAAGCAGCACCACACCACGGTGCCGGTGTCGCACTTTGACGAAGACAAGTTCTCGTCCGGACATGCCTTTGACGGGTCGTCGATTGCCGGCTGGAAGGGTATCGAGGCGTCGGACATGCAGCTTATTCCCGACCCGAATACTGCCAACATCGACCCCTTCTTTGAAGAGACGACGTTGATCTTGAGCTGCGACGTCATCGAGCCCAGCGACGGCAAGGCCTACGACCGCGACCCGCGATCCATTGCCAAGCGCGCTGAGGCCTACCTCAAGGCCTCGGGTTTGGGCGACACGGCGTTCTTTGGGCCCGAGCCCGAATTCTTCATCTTTGACGGCGTGCGATGGAGCAACGAACCTGGCAAGGTGATGTATGAGATCGAAGAATACGAAGCCCCTTGGAATTCGGGCCGCGACCTCGAAGGCGGTAACCGCGGACACCGTCCTACGGTCAAGGGCGGCTACTTTCCGGTTCCGCCTGTGGACAGCACGCACAACCTGCGCGCCGAGATGTCGCTGATTCTGGAGTCGATGGGTATTCCGGTGGAAGTGTTCCACCATGAAGTCGCTGGTGCTGGTCAGAACGAGATTGGCACACGTTTCAGCACTCTGGTGCAGCGCGCCGACTGGACGATGCTGCAAAAGTACGTCATCCATAACGTTGCCAACGCCTACGGCAAAACCGCTACCTTTATGCCCAAGCCCTACGCAGGCGACAACGGTTCGGGAATGCATGTACACCAGTCGGTCTGGAAGGACGGCAAGAACTTGTTTGCTGGCGATGGCTACGCCGGTTTGTCGGACTACGCCCTGTACTACATCGGCGGCATCATCAAGCACGCCCGTGCGCTCAATGCGATTACCAATCCAGGCACCAACAGCTACAAGCGCCTGGTGCCGCATTTTGAAGCCCCGGTGAAGCTGGCCTATTCGGCCAAAAACCGCTCGGCTTCGATCCGTATCCCGTATGTATCCAACCCCAAGGGCCGCCGTGTCGAGGCACGTTTCCCTGATCCACTGATGAACCCTTACCTGGGGTTTGCTGCGCTGTTGATGGCAGGCCTCGACGGTGTCGAGAACAAGATTCACCCCGGCGAAGCCGCTACCAAGGACCTCTACCACTTGCCACCCGAAGAAGACAAGTTGGTGCCCACCGTTTGCCATAGCCTCGACCAGGCGCTGGATGCGCTCGATACCGACCGTGCCTTCCTGACCAAGGGCGGTGTGTTTTCCGAAGCAATGATTGATGCCTACATCGAACTCAAGATGGGCGAGGTCACGCGCTTCCGCCAGGCCGTGCATCCGGTCGAATACGATATGTACTATTCGCTGTAA
- a CDS encoding exodeoxyribonuclease III, which translates to MKIATWNVNSLSVRLPQVLEWLAQNPVDVLCLQELKLTEDKFPFAALQAAGYEAAALGQKTYNGVAILARVPLSEVVRNIPGFDDEQARAIAATVDSSAGPVRVINGYFVNGQAPGSDKFAYKMRWLAALHDWIRSELAVHPRLVVLGDFNVAPEDRDSYDPVGLADTIHHTREERAHFQALLDLGLTDAYRLFEQPEKSYSWWDYRMLGFQKNRGLRIDHILVSEALRATVTACVVDRAPRKNPQPSDHAPVVVTLA; encoded by the coding sequence ATGAAAATTGCCACCTGGAACGTCAATTCTCTCAGCGTGCGCCTGCCCCAGGTGCTCGAATGGCTGGCACAGAACCCTGTCGATGTGCTGTGCCTGCAGGAACTCAAGCTCACCGAGGACAAGTTCCCTTTTGCCGCGCTGCAGGCGGCCGGCTATGAGGCCGCTGCCCTGGGCCAGAAAACCTACAACGGCGTGGCCATCCTTGCGCGCGTGCCCCTGAGCGAGGTCGTGCGCAACATTCCAGGTTTTGACGACGAGCAGGCACGCGCCATCGCGGCCACGGTCGATTCCAGCGCAGGTCCGGTGCGTGTGATCAATGGCTATTTTGTCAACGGCCAGGCGCCAGGAAGCGACAAGTTCGCTTACAAGATGCGCTGGCTGGCGGCGCTGCACGACTGGATACGCTCCGAACTGGCAGTCCATCCGCGCCTGGTGGTACTGGGCGACTTCAACGTGGCCCCGGAGGACCGCGACTCCTACGACCCCGTGGGGCTGGCTGACACCATCCACCACACCCGCGAGGAGCGCGCCCACTTCCAGGCCTTGTTGGATCTGGGCCTGACGGACGCCTACAGGTTGTTCGAGCAACCTGAAAAGAGCTATTCATGGTGGGATTACCGCATGCTGGGTTTCCAAAAAAACCGGGGGCTGCGCATCGACCACATTCTGGTCAGTGAAGCGCTGCGTGCAACCGTTACAGCCTGCGTCGTGGACCGTGCACCACGCAAAAATCCGCAGCCAAGCGACCACGCTCCGGTGGTTGTCACTCTCGCTTGA
- a CDS encoding FKBP-type peptidyl-prolyl cis-trans isomerase gives MEITEQCVVALTWTLKDTLGDELDILDEPVEFFVGGSDLLARIEEALQGHSVGAKLSLHLEPEDAFGDFQEQLLFLEPRAIFPAELEEGMTFDGTALPEGCSAEAPRDALYTVTEIYPEHVVLDGNHPLAGIALRLHLTVCGVREATEEEANRGTAGTGFFRVQPQPPGNTLLH, from the coding sequence ATGGAAATCACAGAACAATGTGTGGTCGCACTGACCTGGACGCTCAAAGACACCTTGGGCGATGAACTCGATATCCTCGACGAGCCCGTCGAGTTCTTCGTAGGTGGCAGCGATTTGCTGGCCCGTATCGAAGAAGCATTGCAAGGCCACAGCGTGGGGGCCAAGCTGTCACTGCACCTTGAGCCCGAAGATGCTTTTGGCGATTTCCAGGAGCAACTCCTCTTTCTGGAACCCAGAGCCATTTTCCCGGCAGAGCTGGAAGAAGGTATGACTTTTGACGGCACCGCCCTGCCCGAAGGCTGCAGCGCTGAGGCGCCGCGCGATGCTCTCTACACCGTGACGGAGATCTATCCCGAGCACGTCGTTCTGGACGGCAACCATCCACTGGCTGGTATTGCACTGCGGCTGCACCTGACGGTGTGCGGTGTGCGCGAAGCCACCGAAGAAGAGGCGAACCGTGGTACGGCGGGCACCGGGTTCTTCCGCGTTCAACCCCAACCGCCTGGCAACACGCTGCTGCACTGA
- the dut gene encoding dUTP diphosphatase, which yields MKIDVRILDPRMADQLPAYATPGSAGLDLRACLDEPLVLEPNAWQLVPTGIAIHLRDPGYAALILPRSGLGHKHGIVLGNLVGLIDSDYQGQLMVSAWNRSQARYTLEPLDRLAQLVIVPVVQAQFNVVQDFAPTERGERGYGSSGTA from the coding sequence GTGAAGATCGATGTCCGAATTCTCGACCCGCGCATGGCGGATCAGCTCCCCGCCTATGCGACCCCAGGCAGTGCGGGACTGGATCTGAGGGCTTGCCTGGACGAGCCCCTGGTGCTGGAGCCCAATGCATGGCAGCTGGTGCCCACCGGCATTGCCATTCACTTGCGTGATCCGGGCTATGCGGCGCTCATCCTGCCACGCTCGGGGCTGGGTCACAAGCACGGCATCGTCCTCGGGAACCTGGTCGGCCTGATTGACAGCGACTACCAGGGTCAGCTCATGGTGAGCGCTTGGAACCGCAGCCAGGCACGCTACACGCTGGAGCCCCTGGACCGGCTGGCACAGCTGGTGATCGTTCCCGTGGTGCAGGCGCAGTTCAATGTGGTGCAGGACTTCGCCCCTACCGAGCGGGGTGAACGGGGGTATGGTTCTTCAGGCACCGCTTGA
- the ntrC gene encoding nitrogen regulation protein NR(I), translating into MKPIWIVDDDPSIRFVLEKALARENLPTRSFSHPSEVLDALAAQSAGGSDLPGPQVLVSDIRMPGGTGLQLLEKVHAIQPGLPVIIMTAYSDLDSAVSAFQRGAFEYLPKPFDIPKAVELIRRAVQESQREDVAQDSQDVAPEMLGQASAMQDVFRAIGRLSQSLVTVLITGESGSGKELVARALHKHSPCAQGPFVAINTAAIPKDLLESELFGHERGAFTGAQTQRRGRFEQAEGGTLFLDEIGDMPFDLQTRLLRVLSDGQFYRVGGHATVKSHVRVIAATHQNLEQRVLDGAFREDLFHRLNVIRLRLPALRERAEDVPMLTRHFLQVSARQLGVEPKRIDDTALARLGQFAFPGNVRQLENICHWLTVMAPAQVISVQDLPPEVLHFSPPLASSFTPSMQAVPTPAPASVPEVSEPGPTAGPDLKDPHAATVVTPTWELALDAELQVLLSSAQGDVWDKLMHRFESRLICAALDATHGRRMEAAQRLGIGRNTITRKIQELGLDTKNNDENTI; encoded by the coding sequence ATGAAGCCGATCTGGATAGTAGATGACGACCCCTCGATCCGCTTCGTGCTCGAGAAGGCGCTGGCGCGCGAAAACCTGCCCACGCGCAGTTTCTCCCACCCCAGCGAAGTGCTCGACGCGCTGGCGGCCCAGAGTGCCGGCGGGTCCGATCTGCCTGGGCCGCAGGTGTTGGTGAGTGATATCCGCATGCCGGGCGGCACGGGCCTGCAATTGCTGGAGAAGGTGCATGCCATCCAGCCGGGCCTGCCGGTGATCATCATGACCGCCTATTCCGACCTGGACAGCGCTGTGTCGGCCTTCCAACGCGGCGCTTTTGAGTATTTGCCCAAACCGTTTGACATCCCCAAGGCGGTGGAGCTTATCCGCCGCGCGGTGCAGGAGAGTCAGCGCGAGGATGTGGCGCAGGACAGCCAGGATGTGGCGCCCGAGATGTTGGGCCAGGCCAGCGCCATGCAGGATGTGTTTCGCGCTATTGGACGGCTGAGCCAGAGCCTGGTCACGGTGCTCATCACGGGCGAGTCTGGCTCAGGCAAAGAGCTGGTGGCCCGCGCCTTGCACAAGCACTCGCCTTGCGCTCAGGGGCCGTTCGTGGCGATCAATACAGCAGCGATCCCCAAGGATCTGCTGGAATCCGAGCTTTTTGGCCATGAGCGCGGCGCCTTCACGGGTGCGCAGACACAGCGGCGTGGACGGTTTGAGCAAGCCGAGGGCGGAACGCTGTTCCTTGATGAAATCGGTGACATGCCGTTTGACTTGCAGACACGGCTGCTGCGCGTGTTGTCGGATGGCCAGTTCTACCGTGTGGGCGGACATGCCACCGTCAAGTCCCATGTGCGCGTGATTGCCGCCACGCACCAGAATCTGGAGCAGCGTGTGCTGGACGGTGCGTTCCGTGAAGACTTGTTCCATCGGCTCAACGTCATTCGCCTGCGCTTGCCCGCACTGCGTGAGCGCGCTGAAGATGTGCCCATGCTGACCCGGCATTTTTTGCAGGTGAGTGCGCGGCAGCTGGGCGTGGAGCCCAAGCGCATTGACGATACTGCGCTGGCGCGCCTGGGGCAGTTTGCCTTCCCGGGCAATGTGCGCCAGCTGGAGAACATCTGCCACTGGTTGACCGTCATGGCGCCTGCACAGGTGATCTCGGTGCAGGACCTGCCGCCCGAAGTGCTGCATTTCAGCCCTCCGCTTGCTTCTTCCTTCACGCCGTCAATGCAGGCGGTTCCGACGCCAGCCCCCGCATCCGTGCCGGAGGTGTCCGAGCCCGGTCCAACCGCTGGTCCAGATCTGAAAGATCCCCATGCAGCGACCGTGGTGACGCCCACATGGGAGCTTGCGCTGGATGCCGAGCTGCAGGTGCTTTTGTCCAGTGCACAGGGCGATGTCTGGGACAAGCTCATGCACCGTTTTGAGTCACGCTTGATCTGCGCTGCACTGGACGCCACCCACGGACGGCGCATGGAAGCGGCGCAGCGCCTGGGCATTGGGCGCAACACCATCACGCGCAAGATCCAGGAACTTGGTCTGGATACAAAAAATAATGATGAAAATACTATTTAA
- a CDS encoding glycine zipper 2TM domain-containing protein: MALLAGTTLLAGALAACAPYRQAPAQYPAGSYQGQSGGYPAQAPAGTEYGRVANIEMLQGQQRGASTGAGAVLGAVVGGVLGHQVGKGSGRTAATAVGVVGGALAGNAIEERNNPGYGSTVYRISIQLDQGGYRAYDVSSVGDLRVGDRVRTTNGQISRY, translated from the coding sequence ATGGCCCTGCTTGCAGGCACCACCCTTTTGGCCGGTGCGCTGGCCGCTTGTGCGCCTTATCGCCAGGCACCTGCGCAGTACCCTGCAGGCTCTTACCAAGGTCAAAGTGGGGGCTATCCGGCCCAGGCACCCGCTGGGACGGAGTATGGGCGTGTAGCCAACATAGAGATGCTGCAAGGCCAGCAGCGGGGTGCTTCAACAGGGGCAGGTGCCGTGCTGGGCGCTGTGGTCGGTGGTGTGCTGGGTCACCAGGTGGGTAAGGGCAGCGGCCGTACCGCAGCCACGGCCGTGGGCGTGGTGGGCGGTGCCCTGGCAGGCAATGCCATCGAGGAGCGCAATAACCCCGGTTATGGCAGCACGGTCTATCGGATTTCCATCCAGCTCGACCAAGGCGGTTATCGTGCCTATGACGTCAGTTCGGTGGGTGATTTGCGCGTGGGCGACAGGGTCCGCACCACCAACGGGCAGATTTCGCGCTACTAA
- a CDS encoding molybdopterin-binding protein: MTQQFGLIIVGDEILSGKRADKHLSKVIEILGARGLPLAYADYVGDDPDRITSTLQRAFASGDVVFSTGGIGATPDDHTRQCAARALGVELELHPQAELLIRERMQEMAREQGTLYEADRPDNVHRLNMGVFPVGASIVPNPYNKIPGFSCAGAGSGRVYCVPGFPVMAWPMIEWALDTDYPHCFNRAPQVEHSIIVFGGLEAMLTPLMHHIEDSYPPIRVFSLPSVDHPQYGRHIELGVKGPASLVPAAWADLVRGLHNVGAACGPELVRTL, encoded by the coding sequence ATGACGCAGCAATTTGGCCTCATCATCGTCGGTGATGAGATTCTTTCGGGTAAGCGTGCGGACAAGCATCTGTCCAAGGTGATTGAAATACTGGGTGCGCGCGGGCTGCCGTTGGCTTATGCCGACTACGTCGGCGATGATCCGGATCGCATCACCAGCACTTTGCAGCGGGCTTTTGCCTCGGGTGATGTGGTGTTCTCGACGGGTGGCATCGGTGCCACGCCAGACGACCACACACGCCAATGTGCAGCCCGCGCCTTGGGCGTGGAGTTGGAGTTACACCCTCAGGCTGAGTTGTTGATCCGTGAGCGCATGCAGGAAATGGCGCGTGAGCAGGGGACGTTGTATGAGGCTGACCGGCCCGATAACGTGCACCGCCTGAACATGGGCGTTTTTCCGGTGGGGGCCTCGATTGTTCCAAACCCCTACAACAAGATACCAGGGTTCAGTTGCGCCGGGGCAGGATCTGGGCGGGTGTATTGCGTGCCCGGCTTTCCGGTCATGGCCTGGCCCATGATCGAGTGGGCGCTGGACACCGACTACCCCCATTGTTTCAACCGTGCACCGCAGGTCGAGCATTCGATCATCGTGTTTGGGGGGCTTGAAGCCATGTTGACCCCGCTGATGCATCACATCGAGGACAGCTATCCCCCAATCCGGGTGTTCAGCCTCCCGAGTGTGGATCATCCGCAATACGGTCGCCATATCGAGCTCGGAGTCAAGGGCCCCGCATCCCTGGTGCCTGCGGCTTGGGCGGATCTGGTTCGTGGTTTGCACAATGTTGGTGCGGCGTGCGGCCCTGAATTGGTGCGGACACTTTAA
- the glnL gene encoding nitrogen regulation protein NR(II) — translation MAANSPHGPQRLLQVLDMLSLLVAVLRIDGSLLYANAALEQHLGVSRRTLEGTDFSQFFTDPALLQTALAGTRSKDFAALRYEASLKRLHQEPVPVHVNVAPTEVQGEVLVELWPLEQQVRQDREERLLEQAQAHKELIRNLAHEIKNPLGGIRGAAQLLEMELDSPDLAEYTQVIVHEADRLQSLVDRLLAPHRHPHQVGDVNIHEVCERVRSLILVEYPQGLRVQRDYDTSIPEFRGDRAQLIQAVLNIVQNAAQALTDRIAQGDACITLRTRVARQVTFGRQRYKLALELHVIDNGPGVPDAIRDRIFYPLVSGRDGGSGLGLTLAQTFVQQHHGLIECESVPGRTDFRILLPLP, via the coding sequence ATGGCTGCCAACTCCCCGCACGGGCCACAGCGCCTGCTGCAGGTGCTGGACATGCTGTCGCTACTGGTAGCGGTACTGCGGATCGATGGATCCCTGCTTTACGCCAATGCTGCACTGGAGCAGCATTTGGGCGTGTCGCGCCGCACCCTTGAAGGTACTGATTTTTCCCAGTTTTTCACCGATCCTGCCTTGCTGCAAACCGCATTGGCCGGCACCCGCAGTAAAGATTTTGCGGCCCTGCGCTACGAGGCCAGTCTCAAGCGCCTGCACCAGGAACCTGTGCCTGTGCATGTGAATGTGGCCCCCACCGAAGTTCAAGGCGAAGTGCTGGTGGAGCTGTGGCCGCTGGAACAACAGGTGCGCCAAGACCGCGAAGAGCGTTTGCTGGAGCAAGCCCAGGCACACAAAGAGCTGATCCGCAACCTGGCGCACGAGATCAAGAACCCGCTGGGCGGTATCCGTGGGGCAGCGCAGTTGTTGGAGATGGAGTTGGATAGCCCGGATCTGGCCGAATATACCCAGGTCATCGTCCACGAAGCGGATCGCCTGCAAAGCTTGGTGGACCGCCTGCTGGCACCCCACCGCCACCCGCACCAGGTGGGTGACGTCAATATCCATGAGGTTTGCGAGCGCGTGCGTTCGCTCATTCTGGTGGAGTATCCGCAGGGCCTGCGGGTGCAGCGTGATTACGACACCTCGATTCCCGAGTTTCGGGGCGATCGGGCACAGCTCATCCAGGCGGTGCTCAATATCGTTCAGAACGCCGCGCAGGCGCTGACCGACCGGATAGCGCAGGGCGATGCCTGCATCACGCTGCGCACGCGCGTGGCACGGCAGGTCACTTTTGGCCGTCAACGCTATAAGTTGGCACTGGAATTGCATGTCATCGACAACGGGCCGGGTGTGCCCGACGCCATTCGGGACAGAATTTTCTATCCGCTGGTGTCGGGCCGCGACGGCGGCTCGGGCTTGGGGCTGACGCTGGCGCAGACTTTTGTGCAGCAGCACCATGGACTGATTGAATGCGAGAGTGTGCCGGGACGCACCGACTTTCGCATCCTGCTTCCCTTGCCCTGA
- the coaBC gene encoding bifunctional phosphopantothenoylcysteine decarboxylase/phosphopantothenate--cysteine ligase CoaBC codes for MNELAGKHIVLGLSGGVACYKSAELCRALIREGATVQVVMTEAAAQFITPVTMQALSGRPVYGSQWDARAANNMPHINLSREADAILIAPCSADFFARLAQGRADELLSLLCLARPQERVPLLLAPAMNREMWAHPATQRNLEQVVQDGATVLAVGTGDQACGETGDGRMLEPAELLEELIAFFTPKVLTGEKVLVTAGPTFEAIDPVRGITNHSSGKMGFAIARAAREAGAEVTLVAGPVHLATPRGVQRINVQSAQEMLAAVVPRAQQATVFIATAAVADWRPATASEQKIKKDGSGQTPVLGFVENPDILAAVAQSPHALVGDLFCVGFAAESHDLLRHAEAKRARKGVPLLVGNIGPATFGQDDNALLLVDAQGHRELARASKRALAQQLVTEIARRLPSAQA; via the coding sequence ATGAACGAGCTTGCTGGCAAACACATCGTCCTGGGCCTCAGTGGAGGCGTAGCCTGTTACAAATCGGCCGAGCTGTGCCGTGCACTCATTCGCGAGGGCGCCACCGTGCAGGTCGTTATGACCGAGGCGGCTGCACAGTTCATCACGCCGGTGACCATGCAGGCGCTGTCGGGTCGGCCCGTGTATGGCTCGCAATGGGATGCACGTGCGGCCAACAACATGCCGCACATCAACCTCAGCCGCGAGGCCGACGCCATTTTGATCGCGCCCTGTAGCGCAGATTTTTTCGCCCGACTGGCCCAGGGGCGGGCCGATGAATTGCTCAGTCTGCTGTGCCTGGCACGTCCCCAGGAGCGTGTTCCGCTGCTGCTGGCGCCCGCCATGAACCGTGAGATGTGGGCGCACCCCGCCACGCAGCGCAATCTGGAGCAGGTCGTGCAGGACGGCGCTACGGTGCTGGCCGTGGGCACCGGCGACCAGGCCTGCGGCGAAACCGGCGACGGCCGTATGCTGGAGCCTGCCGAACTGCTGGAAGAGCTGATTGCCTTTTTCACGCCCAAGGTGCTGACAGGCGAGAAGGTGCTGGTCACGGCCGGCCCCACGTTCGAGGCCATCGACCCTGTGCGCGGTATCACCAACCACTCCAGCGGCAAGATGGGCTTTGCCATTGCCCGTGCCGCCCGCGAGGCGGGTGCAGAGGTCACCCTGGTGGCAGGCCCCGTGCACCTGGCCACACCGCGTGGCGTGCAGCGCATCAATGTGCAGTCTGCGCAGGAAATGCTTGCGGCCGTTGTACCCCGAGCGCAGCAAGCTACTGTTTTCATAGCGACTGCAGCGGTGGCCGATTGGCGCCCGGCGACAGCGTCAGAGCAAAAAATCAAGAAAGACGGCTCGGGCCAGACGCCAGTGCTGGGCTTCGTGGAGAACCCGGACATTCTTGCTGCGGTAGCGCAGTCACCGCATGCGCTGGTGGGAGATTTGTTCTGCGTGGGCTTTGCGGCCGAGAGCCACGACCTGTTGCGGCATGCCGAGGCCAAGCGCGCGCGCAAAGGTGTTCCCCTGTTGGTGGGCAATATCGGTCCAGCCACTTTCGGACAAGACGATAACGCCTTGTTGCTGGTAGACGCCCAGGGGCATCGCGAGCTGGCGCGTGCCTCCAAGCGCGCACTTGCACAGCAGTTGGTCACTGAGATTGCGCGTCGGCTGCCATCGGCGCAGGCCTGA